Below is a genomic region from Prunus persica cultivar Lovell chromosome G3, Prunus_persica_NCBIv2, whole genome shotgun sequence.
CCACTTTCAACATAAGGGAAAGCGTGAAAACGAAACTCTCCACCTTCTATTCTAATCAAGCCAAAAGTTCATTGGTGAGATGATATTAAACATTtggacaaatttttttacttaagtAGTTAGCACTTCTGGCTTTGTATGGTACAGTATTGCGGTTGCTGCTATCATACTTGGTGTGTAATGGGGAAACCTCCCTCCTTGATGCTGCTGTGACAGGTTACCTAAATTTCTGGCCGGAGCGCATAGAAGTCCGATAACCTTTTCAGCAGCAACGATCTGTTTTTCTCGGAGGCCATCGTTGTGTATCAAATTCCTGTGGTGGATCATATATACTTGAGTTATAAATCCCCAGTCTTTGAGTAATTAAACTACAGAGGAAAGAGATCATGCTtgaatgaaaacaaataagaCTTACAAAATCGATGAGGCTAGGTTTGTTGGAGTACATGCTTGAAAGAGAGCTTCAGGCATAATAGCTGAATCCATGAGAATATTTGGGAGGGAGATGTAAGGTATCTTGGCTTTATAATGAATAATCCACTCGGTTAGGAAATGAGCTCGATAAGCGACTACGCATGGTAGCCGCGCAAGCTGCAACTCCAAAGCAACTGTTCCAGAAGCACATAACGCAACACTACTTGCCTGCAGGTCAACATGAGTAACAAGTTTGAGCAAGAATAGACAAATTAATAAGGCACGCATTCCAAATTACGGAGTCTGAAAACTTGGATTTAGATATGCTCAGATTCATTCCCTGTTGGCTATCAAACAAAGTGAcgaaaaattaatacactgcAGTGAACTTTGCAAACAGCCCGATTACTTGTCAACTCtagatatttaaattttttgcatATACAAACCAGCCTTCTAATATGTTTTGGCTAAAGGAGAAATTGGTTGGACTTAATTAGAACCCATATTGCGACAAGAAAGGTGattttttccttcacatcAACAGGAATCGATAGATCAAACTTTCTGGGAAATATGCCATGAAAACTTAAATCTAAAGCGAGAATCCTAGCCACTAAGTTTTATATCATCCACAAGAAAGGTGATTCATTTCACTTACACTGAATGCATCATATTTTTGGTGCAGGGATCCTCCTGGAATCAATATAGCAGGCACAGGCCACTCGTTAGTGATTCCAGTGACATAGTTCTTCACATGCTGATTTGGAGCGACATGGATGACTGTTACTAACTCGGGAAAGGAACCTTTTAATAATCTCATAGTGTTTGCAAAGATGGAAAGCATTCTGGTGACCTCTTGTAATCTGCTTCCAGGAAGCAAGGAAATGACTGTGGTTCCTGCaaaataaaacacacacaTATTATACGTATGGACAGAGGAAGAAATGTGCATGAACAGAAAGATGAGTCAGTAAGGACTTGGGGAGGAAATATCAGAGAAGATCGATGattcatatattatattcctAACAACAATACGGAGCTTAAATAATTTACTGAAAAAATACCTATAAtaaggagaagaaaaggaaaacacaCCAGTTGATGGAGAAAGTGACAACGTACAGTCAATTAGATTTCAAATAAAGGGTTCATTTTGCAACCTCAATTCTCAGACCACTATAACTCAATCACTCTTAGGTAGCACATaggatatttaaaaaaattaaaacagaaTAGTAGATTTTACCTGCAGGTATTGAATATCTCTTTCTGAAATCTTCACAGTTTCCTTCTATCTTCCATTCATGAGGTGAAGTGTCCTTCCAAAAACACAATACTACGTATCAGTACTTTAAACTTAAAAGTGAAGTCAGTTTGAGCAGCATATATAGTTATATACTATGTTATATTCACAGCTTTCTGGAAGAAAGAACATTAAACTAAAAATCTGAGAAATccgagaagaaagaaaacaaatcataCCAAATTTAACTCCAAAACATCCTCCAGAATGGGGTGGCCCACAAAGGTTGCAGCCAGTCCATTTGATCGGCaaacttcttcttcatttggaAGTATACACAAGACATGATCCACAAATTCAGTCAGGCCTCCGAGTCTTGCTTCACCCCCTTTCCAAGCCCAGAACGATGGGGCTACATAATGAAAGTGTACTGGAACATCGAATCTCTGCTGATTGTATCTAGCTGCAAAAAGCATGTCCCCAATTTCCAACACTATATGTATCACTAAAGTCTGATTATAACTCCGAGAAGGTGTTGCATATTACCCCGTAACTGCTTTAAAAGACGTAAAGAGAAACCCTTGGAATCCACTGTTACAACAACATGAGGTTGAAACAGAAAAGCAGCCTCTATTGTCTCCTGCAGCTTCACCTGACACAATCATGTTCCAGTTTTAAAACCTTGACCTAACAAGATGCCAGGATGCAGCAATCTTTTCTCTTGTAACAAAGATGCTTACAaagatataaattaaattaaattaaaactgCCTTCATCATAGACTTTGTTAAGTAAGGTCTTATGTAGCTCACACTCACTCTCAGCCTATTCAGATGAGGCAATAACTCCAACAATCCCATTACCGCAATATCCTCCATAGGAAACAGAGATTTTAATCCTTGTTTAGACATCATGGACCTGAAAATAATATGATGAGAAAGCAAAGACCTCCAACAAAGTCAGGAAGATGTTTAACCAAATATCAttcaaacaacaaaatttcGAAAACCATGGTTTTGTCCAAAGTGCCTAAATCTCATCCATGTGAATATTTTCTGTCCTTATTGAAACAATAATAACACAATTAATTAACCACACTCAATATTAGACAAGGAGATTTAACAGAAGAGGAGCTGCTAACATAACCCCATCAAAAAAGGATTTCTGAAAAGAATTATAATTTCCAATAAGACTGCAGGGAAATTAAAAGTTTACCCTCCAACACCAGAAAAACGGACAGGAACAGGACAGAGCTTCTTTAGAGATGCCATTAGACGAGAGCCAATGGTGTCCCCAGAAACCTCTCCAGCGACTATGAAGACCCTCAGCTCCCCATCTTTAACAGCCACATCCATTACATCTCTTGAAACTGATGTATATCTTCTGAGTGGCCTAGAGAAGCCCACAACATTTCTACCACCCACTTTCCATATTGTTCTGAACCACATTCTGAATACCTCTTAAGCATTCTGGTTCATGGGCACAAGAAAAGCAGTGTGTTGAAAATCTTAGGCAATGAACAAACGAAACAATCATTACCCAAATgcaggaaaaacaaaatgcacAGTAAATTAACAAACTTTATACAGCAGGATAAGAAAAATGAGTACAAAATTGAAGTTAGTAAGCTCATAAGGACCCAAATTTAAGCTTCAGCGTTGTAATTAGGCAGCCATTATATGAacccaataaaaataattgattttCTTCAAGAAAGCAGAACATATAGAATTTAATGACGACattcagaaaaagaagaagaaaatacatAGACCCAGAAAAAGTGCTCCCCATGTAAGTTAAATACATAGCAATTTAaatcttaaaaagaaaatgagaatgcAAGCAAAGTTGCCAAGGAAGAACTTACAGTTGATGAGCAGAGGCAAGCGGTGGAAGAAAGCAGAGGGTTTCAGAAAACTGCTTCAGAATTTTTCGGTTAGTTTTTAGATGAGTTTCGCCGAAGCCCACTTGACATGTTCAATagggcttcttttttttcttatggGCTAAAAGGAATGCAGGACCAGAGTCGCCCAATAATTGGCTAAGACCAAAACGGTGATAACAGCTAAAaagattttatttaaaagaaattgaagaagatgaatcaATATCAATGATTCAGGTGAGGAAGCCAAAACTTGATTGATGGCAAATTGTTACTCTTCCACTTCCTTAGATTCACCAGATTTTCGAGTTTGATGGGATGTGTAGGTGAAAAACTTACTTACAGCAGATTAATCGAATATTTGTGTCTACAACACTCATCACGTGATATAACTTTATCGTACGATGAAGTTATATTTTCGTGTAACATTTG
It encodes:
- the LOC18783109 gene encoding probable lipid-A-disaccharide synthase, mitochondrial isoform X2, whose translation is MWFRTIWKVGGRNVVGFSRPLRRYTSVSRDVMDVAVKDGELRVFIVAGEVSGDTIGSRLMASLKKLCPVPVRFSGVGGSMMSKQGLKSLFPMEDIAVMGLLELLPHLNRLRVKLQETIEAAFLFQPHVVVTVDSKGFSLRLLKQLRARYNQQRFDVPVHFHYVAPSFWAWKGGEARLGGLTEFVDHVLCILPNEEEVCRSNGLAATFVGHPILEDVLELNLDTSPHEWKIEGNCEDFRKRYSIPAGTTVISLLPGSRLQEVTRMLSIFANTMRLLKGSFPELVTVIHVAPNQHVKNYVTGITNEWPVPAILIPGGSLHQKYDAFSASSVALCASGTVALELQLARLPCVVAYRAHFLTEWIIHYKAKIPYISLPNILMDSAIMPEALFQACTPTNLASSILNLIHNDGLREKQIVAAEKVIGLLCAPARNLGNLSQQHQGGRFPHYTPSMIAATAILYHTKPEVLTT
- the LOC18783109 gene encoding probable lipid-A-disaccharide synthase, mitochondrial isoform X1 — its product is MWFRTIWKVGGRNVVGFSRPLRRYTSVSRDVMDVAVKDGELRVFIVAGEVSGDTIGSRLMASLKKLCPVPVRFSGVGGSMMSKQGLKSLFPMEDIAVMGLLELLPHLNRLRVSVKLQETIEAAFLFQPHVVVTVDSKGFSLRLLKQLRARYNQQRFDVPVHFHYVAPSFWAWKGGEARLGGLTEFVDHVLCILPNEEEVCRSNGLAATFVGHPILEDVLELNLDTSPHEWKIEGNCEDFRKRYSIPAGTTVISLLPGSRLQEVTRMLSIFANTMRLLKGSFPELVTVIHVAPNQHVKNYVTGITNEWPVPAILIPGGSLHQKYDAFSASSVALCASGTVALELQLARLPCVVAYRAHFLTEWIIHYKAKIPYISLPNILMDSAIMPEALFQACTPTNLASSILNLIHNDGLREKQIVAAEKVIGLLCAPARNLGNLSQQHQGGRFPHYTPSMIAATAILYHTKPEVLTT